Proteins encoded within one genomic window of Xylocopa sonorina isolate GNS202 unplaced genomic scaffold, iyXylSono1_principal scaffold0043, whole genome shotgun sequence:
- the LOC143432163 gene encoding uncharacterized protein LOC143432163 yields MQLPTFDGTYEIWASFYVVFLSIIDRNENLTPVQKLQYLRSTLTGMAAVCIGCLSTTDANYTDAIGILKGKFDCIRRTASNHCDAIWNIPSPPRDTAEAISEEISHNGTLLLSIIRTKINPNTMF; encoded by the exons ATGCAACTTCCAACATTCGACGGAACATACGAAATTTGGGCATCATTCTATGTTGTATTCTTATCGATCATCGATCGCAACGAGAACCTAACTccagttcaaaaattgcaatacctgcgGTCGACATTAACCGGAATGGCCGCTGTGTGCATCGGATGCCTTAGCACAACGGACGCAAATTACACCGATGCGATCGGGATATTGAAAGGTAAGTTCGATTGTATAAGACGGACTGCCTCTAaccattgtgatgcaatctggaatatcccAAGTCCACCAAGGGACACTGCAGAAGCA ATTTCGGAGGAAATATCtcacaatggaacacttctgctttccatcattcgaacaaagataaatCCTAATACGATGTTCTAA